From the genome of Nitrospirae bacterium YQR-1:
ATCACATATAACGGTGAACTCTACAACTACAAGGAGCTGCGGCGGGAGCTTATACAGGAAGGGTTTACCTTTAAGAGCACCTCAGATACCGAGGTTGTTCTTAACATGTACATGTGCTATGGACTTGATATGCTAAAGAGGTTAAACGGAATTTTTGCTTTTGCCATTTGGGATATAAGCAAGAAAATTCTTTTTCTTGCACGGGATCACCTTGGAGTCAAACCCCTTTACTATGCGGCCTCATCAAAGGGTTTTTTATTTGCAAGTGAGCTGAAGGCGCTCACCAGATATGATGGCCTGGATAAAACCCTTAATTTATACGGAGTTCACTATTATCTGTCATTTTTGTGGTCACCATCGCCTAAAACGATGTTAAAAAGTGTAAGTAAGTTGCCCCCGGGCAACGCAATGGTTGTAAAAGATGGCCGGATAGAAACAATGTGGCAGTTCTATGAGCTGCCTTATAATGCGCCTGTTGATAAAATCTCCGTGAATCAGGCAATTGAGAAAGTGTATGATTCAATATCGGCGGCGGTTGAAAGACAAATGGTCTCAGACGTTGAGGTGGGAGCGTTTCTCTCAGGTGGCCTTGATTCAAGTGCAGTGGTCTCGTTTGCTAAAAAACATACTGGCAAACTCAAATGTTTTACAATTGGCTTTAAAGATGCCTCTATGCTTGATGAGGGGTTTTCAGATGATCTTCCATATGCTAAAAAAGCAGCGGAGCATCTGGGAGTTGAGCTTCACACTGTTTATGCAACCCCTGAGATAGCAAATGATTTAACCAAAATGATATACCATCTCGATGAGCCACAGGCCGATATGGCAGCCCTTAATGTGTTGGCGATTTCAAAACTAGCAAGGGACTCCGGCATCAAGGTGCTGCTTTCAGGGGCCGGTGGCGACGACATTTTTACCGGTTACAACAGGCACCTTGCACTCCTTCTGGATACTTTTGCTTTCAACATTCCAAGATGGGGCAGGGGGATAGTGGAAAAATTCTCAGAGGTTATCCCAGACTCTAATCCCGCAGGCAGACGGATTTCAAGGTTTTTGAGATACTTTGGCAAAGACATTAATGAGCGTATTGCCGGGTACTTTTATTGGCCTGAGCCTAAAATGCAGTTTAAACTTTACAGCTCTGAGACGGTTGACGCTCTTAAGGATGCTCATATGTTAAATCCACTATTAGAAGCCGTTACCAAATTACCGGATACTCTTGATCCAATAAATAAGATGCTTTATCTGGACTCAAAGTACTTCTTGTCAGACCACAATCTTAACTATACGGATAAGATGGCAATGGCTGCAGGGGTAGAGGTGCGGGTGCCGCTTATTGATACTGATGTTGTCTCCACAGCTTTTAGTCTTCCTGTAAAGTATAAGCAAAATGGCAGGGTGGGTAAGTGGATTTTTAAGAAAGCAATGGAGCGAGACTTGCCAAAGGAGATAATTTATCGTCCCAAGACCGGATTTGGCGTGCCCCTCAGGAGGTGGTTAAAAAAGGAACTGCGCCTGCTTGTTGATGATGTTCTTAGCCGTGAATCTGTGCAAAAAAGGGGGATTTTTAATCCAAGTGCTGTGGAATTGCTGATTTCTATGGACAGAGCTAATAAACTAGACGGCGCTTACACTATTTTTTCCTTGCTGTGTATTGAACTCTGGTGTAGAATATTCATTGATAAGGCCGAATACTTTTAGTTTTTTCAACATAGCGTTCAGTTTATGTTGAAACCTCTGAAACCACGTCTAATATGTTTATATAAACGATAACCATTAAATGGGCAAGGAGGATGGCAAATAAGAAAGGCGCAAAATACATGTATAGCAAGTAATTATAAAACAACATGTCGGTTACAAGCTTTATCACTATGATGGAAAAAATGGTTACCCCAAAAGCCGGTAATCTCTTTAAAGTCAGCGTTATTAAGGAAATTACGAAAGCCGTTAAAAATGTAAGCACTTTCTGATATTTTTGCTCTATCGGGGTTATGAAATTTCCGTTAAGCAGCATGTCTATGACGTGGGCGTGATTGTAAATACCATGCATTTTTTTTGAGATTGGAGTTGAATGTATATCGCCTAAGGGGTGTGCAGTTGCTGCTATTAGCACTATTTTATCTTTAAAAACTGCCGGCTCCACGTCCTTTACCTTCCAAAAGGGTATCGAGGGGAATTTCCTGTCTGTATAGTTAATAAGTGTATAATAATAGAAAATACTTTTGTAAAAAGAAGGGATAGCTATGTTGCCAAGCTTACAGTATCTTATACCAGGTGAAGAAAAATCGAATTCATGGTCTCCATACGGATTATAAGCCTTGCCTCCAAGATATCTGCTTACCACCTCTATAGGAAACGGCAGGTAGTATTTATCGTTATTAATATCATAATCTACATCAGTAGCAATATCTTCATTATTATAAGAAACATATCCTGTTTTTATATTTGCAAAGGTAACATTGTCGTTGTTTTCATACAGTTTTTCTTTTGTTTCATGGTTAATCTGATTTAACAGAAACATGCCAAATTCATCTTTTTCATAGGCAAGTACGACGTTAGACTTTGCATTTTCAAGTATCTTAATAAGTTTTATATCGTCTTTTAGGTCTCTAATCTTATAGAAAAAAATATCTATACCCAGTACTTTTGGTTTTCCTTCAAGAATCCTTGAAATAACCTCGCCATATAAAGAACGTTTATACGGTAAAAACCCGTGTCGCTCAACAGTTTCGTCATCTATCTCGACAATTAGTATCGGAGTAGAGCTCTTACTTATAGTTGGAAACCGCCTGCCATAAAGGTAATCATCTATAATTGGAAGCTTTTCTCTGATTATAAATGAAATATCAGTTACAAAATATACTATTAGGAAAGATAGCAGAAAAGAATATATATATCTCAAAAAAATTATCATAATCTATTATTATATTACAATAATCTCCTTTTATGAAATCAGTTTTGACACAGTTCAGTTAACAGACCCTGTAGAAGTGTACATTTACCGTGCTGAGGTAATTTGCGGATTGAAAACATTGATGGAAATACGCTAAAATACAGTACCGGAGAGATTGTGAACAGGGCAACAGCTATTAGCGAGATAAGAACAAATACAGAAGATAGCGAATTATTAACTATTAAAGAAGCCAGCGGGTGGGCGACGGAGCATTTAGGTAAAACAGTAACGACCTCAAATATTTCTTACCTTATCCAATATGGACGGATAAAGAAACTTGGGAGTAATGGCTTAACTCAGATTTCCAAGCAAGAATTAGAACGCTACTACAGCTCATATAACGGCAAAAGGGAGCTTTCATGGAAAAATCAACTCGGTGAAGATTTAAACTGGGCTTTATCTTTCGATCAATACAAAGAAGCCGAAACGACAAAACACGTTCACCGTCTGCATCCTTATAAGGGTAAATTTATTCCTCAACTCGTAGAGTATTTTCTTGACAGCCACACAGACCACTTCAAAAAAGAAGTCTATTTCAAAAAGGGCGACATCATTTTGGACCCTTTTGCAGGAAGCGGAACAACCATGGTACAAGCCGGCGAACTTGGGATGCACTCCATAGGAATAGACATTTCTGCATTCAATGCGTTAATCGGTAACGTCAAAGTATTAAAATATGATCTTATTGACCTTCAAAACGAAATTGACAGAATTACCAAGGCATTAAAAGGGTATCTTTCCAACTCACGCACAATTGAGTTTGAAGAAAAACTTTTACAATCACTTTATAAATTTAACAATAAGTATTTTCCTGTGCCAGACTACAAATACCAGTTAAAGCGTGGAGAAATCAATGAAGACATGTATGGTTCTGAGAAGGAAAAAGATTTTTTGCCAACTTTCAATAAACTTGTGGCGGATTACAATATAAAGTTAGGACAAGATAAAGCTGACACATTCCTCAATAAGTGGTATTGTCAGCATATACTGGATGAGGTCGCTTTTGTAATGGGCGAAATCGAAAAAATAACAAATGAAGATACAAAAAATATCATAAGCGTCATATTGAGCAGAACTATTCGTTCCTGCCGGGCAACTACCCATGCAGACCTTGCCACTTTGTACGAACCTGTTACATCAACATATTATTGTGCCAAACATGGGAAGATTTGCAAGCCTATATTGTCGATTATAAAATGGTGGAAAACATACACAAAAGATACCGTTAAACGTCTGTTACAGTTTAACGAATTGAGGACACAGACTTTTCATGTTTGTTTGACCGGAGACAGCAAAACATTAGATATTTTTAAAGAGCTTCGGAGAGTAAATTCTGCTTTTGCCGATTTAGCGGATAAACAAAAAATTAAAGGGATTTTTTCCAGTCCACCATATGTAGGACTAATCAATTACCATGAACAACATGCTTACGCTTATGATTTATTTGGGTTTGAGAGAAAAGATGATTTAGAAATAGGCCCGCTTTATAAAGGGCAGAGTAGCGAAGCAAAGAAAAATTATATTATTGGTATCACAGATGTTCTAAATAATTGTAAGAGGTTTTTAGCAGAAGATTACGACATTTTCCTTGTTGCAAATGATAAGCACAATATATATCCTGTTATTGCTGAAAGAACCGGAATGCGTATTGTAAACCAATATAAACGCCCTGTATTAAACCGGACAGAGAAAGATAAAGGTGCTTATTCAGAAGTCATTTTCCACTTAAAAGGTTGCCGACGAGTTTTAGGATTCTCTTTGAGGTAAGGGCACATATCAATATTGAAGAAATCATTAGATTGTTGCTATAATCCCATAGCTGTGGAAATAGATATTAATAAAAAAAAAATATTAGATATTAATTATAAGCGAATCTGCCAATGTAAACCTACTAATATTAACTGTCTTACAGCTAAAGAATGGCTTAAAAACCAACTTGGCGTGTGGCAATTCACCTATGAAAAGAGAGATGTAAGAAATAAGAGCACACACCCTGCCACATTCCCAATATCGCTTGCTAAAAAAGTCATTGAACTATTTACGCATGAGGGTGAATTAGTTGTTGATCCTTTTGTAGGAAGTGGGACTACACTTGTTGCTGCTATGGACGCTAACAGAAACGCAGTGGGAGTTGACTTGCAATCAAGCTATATAGAGCTTTGCAAAACCCGTCTTTCTAATGAGCATCTTCATAATATGTCAAAGCAGATTCCCATCCAGGACGATGCAAGGAATATCTGTGAATATTTTAAAGAAGAAACCATTTCTCTTATATGGACGTCACCACCCTATGCTAATCTTTTAAATCGCCAAAGGAAAAATAAATCAAGACGAGACAGGAAGAACGAACAACTCGATAAAACTGACCCAGTGTTAACAAAAAAATGAAACAACTAATTCAGGATTTAAGAAACGGAGTTGTCTCTCTGGCTGACTCTCCCATCCCACAGGCCGGCAGGGAGTCTCTTGTTACAGAGACATCGCTAAGTTTAATTTCAACCGGCACGGAGCGAATGCTTTTAGAGTTTGGCAGGGGCTCGATTATTGAAAAAGTAAAAAGCCAGCCTGAAAAGGTTAATCAGGTTATCCGCAAGATAAAGACTGACGGGCTATTGCCGGCACTGGATGCTGTCAGAGCCAAAATGGATGAAGGTATCCTGCCCGGATACTCAAATGTCGGGGAGGTCTATAGCATTGGCCGAAATGTTGAGGGATTTTACCGGGGCGACAGGGTGGTTTCAAACGGCGGCCACGCTGAGTTTGTCTGCGTGCCGAAAAATCTTTGCGCCAAAATTCCTGATAGCGTTTCAGACGAATCAGCGGTGTTTACCGTAGTTGGGGCAATTGCTCTTCAGGGGATACGCCTTCTTAGCCCGACTATTGGTGAGAGTGTTTGCGTAATCGGACTTGGTTTGGTTGGACAGTTGACGCTACAACTGCTTGTTGCCTCAGGCTGCCGTGTTTTTGGAATTGATATAAACGAGGATAAAGTGAAACTTGCCGAGAGTTTTGGAGCGACAGGGTTTACACTCAGAGACAAGGAATCACCGGTAGAGACGGCTTTGGCCTTTAGCCGCGGCATGGGTGTGGACGGGGTAATAGTGGCAGCTTCGACAAAGAGCACTGAACCCATTGACTACGCAGCAGAGATGAGTAAAAAGCGCGGAAAAATCATTTTGACTGGAGTTACAGGGTTAGAGCTTAAACGAAGGCCGTTTTACGATAAGGAGCTGACCTTTCAGGTATCGTGTTCATATGGGCCCGGACGATATGACAGAGGATATGAGGAACTTGGTAATGATTACCCCTTTGGATACGTAAGGTGGACTGTTAAGAGAAATTTCGAGGCAGTATTAGATATGATGGCCGCTGGCAAAATAAACGTCAAACCGTTGATAAGCCATTGTTTTCCTTTTATGGATGCAGTTTCCGCCTATGACCTTCTTATGTCTGAAAGTCCGCTAGGCATAGTTTTGCAATACGATAAAACTACTGCAAAAAGGGATTTTAGTGTTGAGCTTACCGGTAACCCGGTAATTGGTAAATCTGAAAAGCCGGTAATAGGTTATATTGGAGTTGGGAATTTTGCCAAACAGGTGCTGCTTCCAAACCTGAAAAACTCAGGAGCAACCCTTAAAACCATTGCAAGCGCCGGTAGCGGCAGTGTATCCACAGTAGGTAGAAAATTTGGTTTTGCTGTCGCCACATCGGAATATTCCCGGGTTTTTGAGGACACCGATATAAACACGGTCTTTATATCCACCCGCCACGGCAGTCATGCAGAGCTCGTTACAAAGGCATTAAGAGGTGGTAAAAATGTTTTTGTAGAAAAACCCCTTGCATTAAATAAAAATGAGCTGCTGGACGTCATTGACGCCCACTCTAATTCAAACGGGATTTTACTTGTGGGGTTTAACAGGAGATTTTCCATCTTCAGCAAGAAACTCAAGGAGTCGTTACGCTTCAGAGTTGACCCCCTGTGTATCAACATAATGGTAAATGCCGGAGCGATAGATTCCGGCCATTGGGTACATGATAGTGAAAGTGGTGGTGGAAGAATAATCGGAGAGGCCTGCCATTTTATAGATTTAATGCGATATTTTACCGGCTCTGCAATCTCTGAAGTTTACTCCGTAAGCACACACGGCCACAGCGGCGTCGATCAGGATAAAATGAGCATAAGTATAAGATTTGCCGACGGCTCAATCGGCACAATTAATTATTTTTCAAACGGCAACAGAAACTATCCTAAAGAACGCATTGAGGTATTCTTTGAAGGCCGGGTTTTAGTCATTGATAATTTCAAATCCCTGATTTGCTACGGCGGCGGCACTAACCACAAGCAATTCGGTCAGGATAAAGGCCACAGCAGGGAAGTCACGGAATTCCTGCGGGCAATAGAAACAGGCGGCATATCCCCAATTCCCTTCAATGAACTTATTGAAACCACCCTTGCGTCTTTTGCCGCAGTCGAGTCCTCTATAACCGGTATTCCTGTGGTAATAGATGACTTCAGCAAATCACCGAGATGAATATAAAGTAATACCAATTTGCAGTTATACCAAGTTGCAGTCAGAAGTAAACGCAGGCGGCTGGAAACAAGCGACGCATAGTAATAATTAAGTTGTCATAAATATTGCTTTTTTAGCTACCACTTGAGAATTAACCTGCATGGGTTCTATAATAGGTGTTAACATGAAATAAGGAAAAAGCAAATAAAACATAGAAGAGGCATGAGATGGAAAAATATGTTTGTATTCATGGGCACTTTTATCAGCCGCCGCGGGAAAACCCCTGGCTTGGGGAGGTTGAGTTTCAGGACTCCGCCTATCCATACCACGACTGGAACGAGCGTATCACGGCGGAGTGTTACGCCCCAAACACCGCCTCACGGATGCTTGACACCAACAGGAAAATCACCGATATCGTTAATAACTACTCACGGATAAGTTTTAATTTCGGCCCGACCCTCCTGTCATGGATGCAAAGACACCGCCCCGACGTCTATGAGGCCATCCTTGAGGCCGACAGATTAAGCCTCCTGAGATTTTCCGGCCACGGCTCCGCTCTTGCCCAGTGCTACAACCATATGATTATGCCTCTTGCCAACGAAAGAGATAAAATCACACAGGTCGTGTGGGCAATTGAAGATTTCAAGTACCACTTTAACCGGATGCCGGAGGGTATGTGGCTGCCTGAGACCGCAGTGGATCTCGAAACTCTTGAAATTCTCGTTGCTTATGGCATAAAGTTTACAATCCTTGCCCCACGACAAGCCTCAATGATCAAAAAAATTATTTCTGATGAGCCCCTACAGCGTGATGAGGGCTGTCAGGGTGGTGAAGATTCACCGGGGGAATACGATCCGTGGACTGATGTCAGCCACGGCAGAATTGACCCATCCACCGTCTATCTGTGTAACCTGCCGTCAGGCAATACGATAAATCTGTTTTTTTACGACGGCCCCATATCCTCAGACATTGCCTTTTCAGGACTGCTTAACAGCGGTGAAAATTTTGTAGAGCGTCTCATGGGCGCCATCACTGATGAAAGAAAACACCCGCAGCTTATCCACATAGCCACCGACGGTGAAACCTACGGCCACCACCACAGACATGGTGAAATGGCCCTTACCTACTGCCTACATCTATTTGAGCAGGGACAGTACCACGGGGAGGACGTCGTAAAGCTCACCAACTACGGACAATTTATGGAAATCCACCAGCCCATCTATGAAGTTAAAATATATGACAACTCCTCATGGAGCTGTATCCACGGGGTAGGAAGGTGGAAAGAGCACTGCGGCTGTAACTCCGGTATGCAACAGGGCTGGAACCAGCACTGGAGAGCGCCACTGAGACAAGCCCTCGATAACGTCAGAGACAGGCTTGCCGTGGTATTTCAGACAGAGGGTGAAAAGTACTTGAAAGATCCGTGGCAGGCAAGAGACGCTTACGTTGAGTGCCTGTTGGAAAACAACCGGGAGAGACTCGGCAGTTTTATAGACCGTCATGCAATCAGAGATTTAACGGATGAGGAGTGCCGTCTTGTACTTAAACTTATGGAAATGCAAAAAAATGCCTTGTATATGTTTACCAGTTGCGGATGGTTTTTTGATGAAATCTCAGGAATAGAAACCGTGCAGTGCATGGCATATGCCTCACTTGCCATCCAGTACGCCTCAGGGTTTATTGATGGTAACAGCCTTGAGGGTGAGTTTATTAATAAATTAAAGGAAGCCCAAAGCAACGTCTATGGCGCAGG
Proteins encoded in this window:
- a CDS encoding CHASE2 domain-containing protein yields the protein MRYIYSFLLSFLIVYFVTDISFIIREKLPIIDDYLYGRRFPTISKSSTPILIVEIDDETVERHGFLPYKRSLYGEVISRILEGKPKVLGIDIFFYKIRDLKDDIKLIKILENAKSNVVLAYEKDEFGMFLLNQINHETKEKLYENNDNVTFANIKTGYVSYNNEDIATDVDYDINNDKYYLPFPIEVVSRYLGGKAYNPYGDHEFDFSSPGIRYCKLGNIAIPSFYKSIFYYYTLINYTDRKFPSIPFWKVKDVEPAVFKDKIVLIAATAHPLGDIHSTPISKKMHGIYNHAHVIDMLLNGNFITPIEQKYQKVLTFLTAFVISLITLTLKRLPAFGVTIFSIIVIKLVTDMLFYNYLLYMYFAPFLFAILLAHLMVIVYINILDVVSEVST
- a CDS encoding bi-domain-containing oxidoreductase; protein product: MKQLIQDLRNGVVSLADSPIPQAGRESLVTETSLSLISTGTERMLLEFGRGSIIEKVKSQPEKVNQVIRKIKTDGLLPALDAVRAKMDEGILPGYSNVGEVYSIGRNVEGFYRGDRVVSNGGHAEFVCVPKNLCAKIPDSVSDESAVFTVVGAIALQGIRLLSPTIGESVCVIGLGLVGQLTLQLLVASGCRVFGIDINEDKVKLAESFGATGFTLRDKESPVETALAFSRGMGVDGVIVAASTKSTEPIDYAAEMSKKRGKIILTGVTGLELKRRPFYDKELTFQVSCSYGPGRYDRGYEELGNDYPFGYVRWTVKRNFEAVLDMMAAGKINVKPLISHCFPFMDAVSAYDLLMSESPLGIVLQYDKTTAKRDFSVELTGNPVIGKSEKPVIGYIGVGNFAKQVLLPNLKNSGATLKTIASAGSGSVSTVGRKFGFAVATSEYSRVFEDTDINTVFISTRHGSHAELVTKALRGGKNVFVEKPLALNKNELLDVIDAHSNSNGILLVGFNRRFSIFSKKLKESLRFRVDPLCINIMVNAGAIDSGHWVHDSESGGGRIIGEACHFIDLMRYFTGSAISEVYSVSTHGHSGVDQDKMSISIRFADGSIGTINYFSNGNRNYPKERIEVFFEGRVLVIDNFKSLICYGGGTNHKQFGQDKGHSREVTEFLRAIETGGISPIPFNELIETTLASFAAVESSITGIPVVIDDFSKSPR
- a CDS encoding DUF3536 domain-containing protein, with protein sequence MEKYVCIHGHFYQPPRENPWLGEVEFQDSAYPYHDWNERITAECYAPNTASRMLDTNRKITDIVNNYSRISFNFGPTLLSWMQRHRPDVYEAILEADRLSLLRFSGHGSALAQCYNHMIMPLANERDKITQVVWAIEDFKYHFNRMPEGMWLPETAVDLETLEILVAYGIKFTILAPRQASMIKKIISDEPLQRDEGCQGGEDSPGEYDPWTDVSHGRIDPSTVYLCNLPSGNTINLFFYDGPISSDIAFSGLLNSGENFVERLMGAITDERKHPQLIHIATDGETYGHHHRHGEMALTYCLHLFEQGQYHGEDVVKLTNYGQFMEIHQPIYEVKIYDNSSWSCIHGVGRWKEHCGCNSGMQQGWNQHWRAPLRQALDNVRDRLAVVFQTEGEKYLKDPWQARDAYVECLLENNRERLGSFIDRHAIRDLTDEECRLVLKLMEMQKNALYMFTSCGWFFDEISGIETVQCMAYASLAIQYASGFIDGNSLEGEFINKLKEAQSNVYGAGEYAYEMFVKPQMVDLQRAGAHFAISSIFEHYPPKVKIYNYQVETLFYDEKRSGRLRIAAGTLKILYETTWDERMFQFFVFRGEHGVNCSLADYSTHAEFLEVKKEVFDSFEKGRIPYSVRIMHERFGESHYSLWHLFKDEQRKVLDEILYRSYEKIDSLYRQICESNISLMNFHKGLDIPLPESLSIALVYVLKRDLESVLAERFLDIEKLKDAVSEVKRWDVHIDKERLNLYATKHINYLMEALTTQWEYADLYEKIAGVLESLSSIEIEPDLWSAQNSYFTIGREHMESMRERAAFGDKTADNWLSNYKSLGYHLSVVI
- a CDS encoding site-specific DNA-methyltransferase — translated: MKKSLDCCYNPIAVEIDINKKKILDINYKRICQCKPTNINCLTAKEWLKNQLGVWQFTYEKRDVRNKSTHPATFPISLAKKVIELFTHEGELVVDPFVGSGTTLVAAMDANRNAVGVDLQSSYIELCKTRLSNEHLHNMSKQIPIQDDARNICEYFKEETISLIWTSPPYANLLNRQRKNKSRRDRKNEQLDKTDPVLTKK
- a CDS encoding site-specific DNA-methyltransferase; translation: MNRATAISEIRTNTEDSELLTIKEASGWATEHLGKTVTTSNISYLIQYGRIKKLGSNGLTQISKQELERYYSSYNGKRELSWKNQLGEDLNWALSFDQYKEAETTKHVHRLHPYKGKFIPQLVEYFLDSHTDHFKKEVYFKKGDIILDPFAGSGTTMVQAGELGMHSIGIDISAFNALIGNVKVLKYDLIDLQNEIDRITKALKGYLSNSRTIEFEEKLLQSLYKFNNKYFPVPDYKYQLKRGEINEDMYGSEKEKDFLPTFNKLVADYNIKLGQDKADTFLNKWYCQHILDEVAFVMGEIEKITNEDTKNIISVILSRTIRSCRATTHADLATLYEPVTSTYYCAKHGKICKPILSIIKWWKTYTKDTVKRLLQFNELRTQTFHVCLTGDSKTLDIFKELRRVNSAFADLADKQKIKGIFSSPPYVGLINYHEQHAYAYDLFGFERKDDLEIGPLYKGQSSEAKKNYIIGITDVLNNCKRFLAEDYDIFLVANDKHNIYPVIAERTGMRIVNQYKRPVLNRTEKDKGAYSEVIFHLKGCRRVLGFSLR
- the asnB gene encoding asparagine synthase (glutamine-hydrolyzing); translation: MCGIAGFYGDFNRRLLDEMSEAISHRGPDGSGDYYNKRNGLGLSHRRLSIIDLSESGSQPMFDASQKAVITYNGELYNYKELRRELIQEGFTFKSTSDTEVVLNMYMCYGLDMLKRLNGIFAFAIWDISKKILFLARDHLGVKPLYYAASSKGFLFASELKALTRYDGLDKTLNLYGVHYYLSFLWSPSPKTMLKSVSKLPPGNAMVVKDGRIETMWQFYELPYNAPVDKISVNQAIEKVYDSISAAVERQMVSDVEVGAFLSGGLDSSAVVSFAKKHTGKLKCFTIGFKDASMLDEGFSDDLPYAKKAAEHLGVELHTVYATPEIANDLTKMIYHLDEPQADMAALNVLAISKLARDSGIKVLLSGAGGDDIFTGYNRHLALLLDTFAFNIPRWGRGIVEKFSEVIPDSNPAGRRISRFLRYFGKDINERIAGYFYWPEPKMQFKLYSSETVDALKDAHMLNPLLEAVTKLPDTLDPINKMLYLDSKYFLSDHNLNYTDKMAMAAGVEVRVPLIDTDVVSTAFSLPVKYKQNGRVGKWIFKKAMERDLPKEIIYRPKTGFGVPLRRWLKKELRLLVDDVLSRESVQKRGIFNPSAVELLISMDRANKLDGAYTIFSLLCIELWCRIFIDKAEYF